The sequence below is a genomic window from Entelurus aequoreus isolate RoL-2023_Sb linkage group LG15, RoL_Eaeq_v1.1, whole genome shotgun sequence.
AGAAGCTGGAAGCCAAGAGGATCGCTCGCCTCGCTCTGGCCGAGATCAAAACCCACCTCTCGGAGAAAGACCAAAAGTGGGAGACCACCTGGGAACTGAAGATGAGGAGCCTGGAGCTCACAGAGGAGCAACTCAAGCTGGAGAGGGAGAGGATAGGGGTGGAGAAGGAGAGGATGCAGGTGCAGCAAAAGAGGATGGAGGTGGAAAGGGAGAGGATGGAGGTGGAGAGGGAGAGGTTGGAGAGGGCTGGGAGGGAGAAAGAAAGGGTGGAGAAGGAAAGGATGGAGCGGGAGAAGGCTGAGAAAGGTAGGATGGAACAGGAGAAGGCGGAGAGGGAAAGGATGGACAAAGAGAAGGCTCAGAGAGACAGGATGGAGAAGGAGAAGGCGGAGAAAGAGAGGACGGAGCAGGAGAGACTTGTTTCGCACAAAGCCAAGGAAGAGCAGGAGCGCCTTGAAAAGATGGAGAGGGAGCGCTCGGTGCGGGAACGAGAGAAGGCCGCAAAGgacagagaagagagagagagactggcCAGGGAGAAgatggaggaggagaagaaggaaagGGACAGAGTAGCCCGGGAGACGGAGCGGCTCCAAAAAGAACAGCTGGCCAAAGAGCGGGAAAGGCTGGAGAGTGAAAAGCTGGAGAGTGAAAAGCTGGAGCGAGAGCGCGTGGCCAGGGAGAAAGCCGAGAGGGACAGACAAGAAAGAGAGAGAGCGGAGAAAGAACGTCTCGTCAGGGAGAGAGCCAGGCTGGCTCAGGAGAAGGCCGCCCGGGACAAGACGGAGGCGGAGCGGCTGCACGCCACCAAGACGGACCTGAAGAGACAAGAGGAGAGGAAAGCGAACAGTAGCCAGGCGGCAGCGGAGGAGAAACCCCAGCGGGCGAGCGTGGCCGCAGTTAGAAAGGAGAAGAGCGGCGCCGGGGACAAGATGGCGGCCGGCGTGAGGAAGAAGTAGTTTAGGACACTTCATGAGCTCAGGTTGCGGCCTAAAGCTTGAACTGGTACTTATTTTTGTCTCCAGTGAAGTAATGATCAGACATTTGATTTGTGTTGCGTTGTAATCttctcacatgtgaataagtgcACTGTGAGCTCCTCCCACATCTCCTTTTATGGACGCGGCCTCCATTATTTCCATAAAATAAACCTTGCCCTGCCAATGCTGCAGTCTTCTTTTTCTGTCCTGCTGGGTATAAATAAGTCATAACCATATCAATATTGTAATGTTTCTGTTGTTAAATGAATTCACTATTACTGAGCTCCCGTCTAATATTAGACATGACACAAATTGGCTAACACAAAACGAAGATGTGACTCTCAAAATGTGTCTGGGCCCATCTTAGGCAACTTGATGTACAAGATTCCTGAGCACAAGATGACGCATTTTAGTAAcaagactgaaagtaacaggagtgactttttagcatagaattagcaaatacaaaaaatatatagacTCAAGGCAATTGTTGAAATTAAACGCATTAAAGTGATTCAGCAAatgtattataaaataaaattaaatatatctaaaaaatatatatatatataaaatataagtaATTTAGATAACAGGACTTTGCTGAGATTTAAACCCTCAGTCGTACTTGAAATATCAATTATACAGAAAAGTAAATGAATTATGTTACTTTTGTTCTTCTCGTGGCATGCAGAGGAcgtgaatgatgcaacttcccgtggaccatgtgacttgtggaatATTCCGGCATTATTAAGAGGGGCTAATATGTTGGGCTAACAGGActgagtttaaaaacaacatggaCATGACTGGGGTGTGGATTTTTACtttggaaaataaaataaactgaaactttATTTGGGGTAAGGtgtaatacaaatattttaatttcatcttttaaattgcatttatgaAACATGCAATCAGATCAACATGCAGGACACTTTAATGAATAAAACATGCATTTTACAGTTCATTTCATTAGGCATTAATACACAAATGGCACCGATTCGGTTTATTTTGACCTACACAGGATTGGGTTTAGCATATTTATtacacaaaatgtatcaaagtgggtgcagcatttttaaatgtttccGTTTGGACACGACTGCCATAAGTTCTGTTATGTTAGCCGTGATTACTGTGAACCACCTCAGTGTCATGTGAGACTGCACATCATTCTCGAGTCACAtgtgtagttttttttgtttttgtttttcaaactTGTTCTACTGTCACCTCCAACCAGGCCTGAAAGAGACACCAAGCATGAGACTCTCACCTGAACACAAAGAAGGTGAGTCTGGGATGGCAGGGGTTGTGCCCGCCTGACCAGAACTGGTCAAAAAGTGTGcaataaattagggctgcaaggatgatttttttaaaacaaatattacatatataagtgaAGGGAACATCTATAAAACCAACTATTTCTTTGATCAGAGAAAtgtccaagtcacagcagtctgttgacttcttgtttttctgagaatttacaatttctgtgatttcactttcatgaACGGGAGAAATAAAATacgattctaagttgctttgaatggtttgttcattaaatttgacactgttttcgggttgtacaatttcatttgctaaattgtgtccaacattcacaaagaaggtgttaaaagcatccgttatttccttagggtcatttatagtttgattattttctatgaaatagcttggatgttccttatttgtcatgtttttttttcatgatacCATTTAAAACTTGCCACGTACCCtggatgctatttttatgttgttctaataGGTTACAGAAATGTTCTTTTTACTACCTTTTTTTATAAGGTAGTATATAAAAGgttatagaaggtaaaagaaaaaatataaacGGTAAATAGAAGGTATTATGAATGCATttgaggttaaaaaaaatgttgaaggaaatggaaggtaaaataagtcaatAAAAGCTTGAACAAGGTAAAtatagtaaataaaaggtaaaataagaaaTATACAAGGTAAATAGGTAAAGGTAGTAAATAAAAGGTTTTAGAAGGTGAAAAGGAATATAAAGGGTAACTAGAAGGTTATAGGAATGCATTTGAGGTTAAAAAAAAGCTAAAGTGAAAtggaaggtaaaacaaggtaaattaGGAGGTAAAAGAAGaaaaatatagaaggtaaaatgagTAAATGAAAGGTAgaacaaggtaaatagaaggtaaaagacgtAAATAAAAAGCAAATTGGAGGTAAAATGTAAATAAAgggtaaaagaaggaatatacAAGGGAAAACAGGTTAAGTAGAAGATAAACAGTTACCGGTAAATacaaaggtatgtaaataaaaggtaatgGAATGGATAAAGACA
It includes:
- the LOC133629791 gene encoding calponin homology domain-containing protein DDB_G0272472-like isoform X2, which encodes MQRYRHYGTSSSTVPVEELHATEEEVSAKEQEEEPLVKEEQDGIQTTGGMDVEEAPSTQEAHLLSESKPPPSESKNGKKTHGGDAGGGAKYSVFTWFVVLALLGVWSSVAVVYFDVVDYNSVIARAEEFRMNFSQVLQGKLKAYDTDGDGDFDVEDAKVLLDERKLKGPARRRAAHRRALRELDEDPDEIEVTEDEIPEETTPTKDKTREPPVRDAVLRAALQEELISEKLEAKRIARLALAEIKTHLSEKDQKWETTWELKMRSLELTEEQLKLERERIGVEKERMQVQQKRMEVERERMEVERERLERAGREKERVEKERMEREKAEKGRMEQEKAERERMDKEKAQRDRMEKEKAEKERTEQERLVSHKAKEEQERLEKMERERSVREREKAAKDREERERLAREKMEEEKKERDRVARETERLQKEQLAKERERLESEKLESEKLERERVAREKAERDRQERERAEKERLVRERARLAQEKAARDKTEAERLHATKTDLKRQEERKANSSQAAAEEKPQRASVAAVRKEKSGAGDKMAAGVRKK
- the LOC133629791 gene encoding calponin homology domain-containing protein DDB_G0272472-like isoform X3, giving the protein MQRYRHYGTSSSTVPVEELHATEEEVSAKEQEEEPLVKEEQDGIQTTGGMDVEEAPSTQEAHLLSESKPPPSESKNGKKTHGGDAGGGAKYSVFTWFVVLALLGVWSSVAVVYFDVVDYNSVIGKLKAYDTDGDGDFDVEDAKVLLDERKLKGPARRRAAHRRALRELDEDPDEIEVTEDEIPEETTPTKDKTREPPVRDAVLRAALQEELISEKLEAKRIARLALAEIKTHLSEKDQKWETTWELKMRSLELTEEQLKLERERIGVEKERMQVQQKRMEVERERMEVERERLERAGREKERVEKERMEREKAEKGRMEQEKAERERMDKEKAQRDRMEKEKAEKERTEQERLVSHKAKEEQERLEKMERERSVREREKAAKDREERERLAREKMEEEKKERDRVARETERLQKEQLAKERERLESEKLESEKLERERVAREKAERDRQERERAEKERLVRERARLAQEKAARDKTEAERLHATKTDLKRQEERKANSSQAAAEEKPQRASVAAVRKEKSGAGDKMAAGVRKK